A genomic region of Runella rosea contains the following coding sequences:
- a CDS encoding DUF456 domain-containing protein: MDILLLILGCTGLLVGLAGAVLPLPGPPLSFAGLLCLHFSSYAEFGQITLYSLGFITLAVTVLDYYVPIWGVKKFGGTNYGAWGSTLGLLLGFFVIPALGILLGAFLGAFIGELMAGMEFNKALKAALGSFLGFVTGIFMKVVLCLVMIGYAVAALIP, from the coding sequence TACGGGATTATTGGTAGGCTTGGCGGGAGCGGTGCTACCGTTGCCTGGTCCACCGTTAAGTTTTGCGGGCCTGTTGTGCCTACACTTTAGCAGTTACGCCGAATTTGGCCAAATTACGCTTTACAGCCTCGGTTTCATCACCTTAGCGGTTACGGTATTGGATTACTACGTTCCCATTTGGGGCGTAAAAAAATTTGGCGGCACAAACTACGGAGCTTGGGGCTCCACCCTTGGTCTTTTGCTTGGGTTCTTTGTTATCCCCGCGTTGGGCATTTTGTTAGGCGCTTTTTTGGGCGCTTTCATCGGAGAGCTCATGGCAGGAATGGAATTCAATAAAGCCCTGAAAGCCGCGCTCGGCTCTTTTCTGGGTTTTGTCACGGGCATATTCATGAAAGTTGTCCTGTGTTTGGTCATGATTGGCTACGCGGTGGCGGCTTTAATTCCTTAG